In Candidatus Cohnella colombiensis, one DNA window encodes the following:
- a CDS encoding DUF5808 domain-containing protein, with protein sequence MLTAITLGTTLILYIILLITYKTQAKYKRGMLFAVTLPPHAVEDERIQRVQAQYNKQLMKVCIVMGALLIPLILLYNLWGYQTIYMLVWIIVCVIVFTVPFRTAFKETLGLKRDNDWFVGAKRVIHSDLRVEQLKNERSAPMSLYLIPVSLNALLTLWIAQFYMTIIGLAICGWVMTAICMLTSLGMRGTKAKVYSENSEINVSLNQAKRRAVSYMWLWIAIVENIHFALLILLLTNENEVMNGTWLTLVLLFSIVPVGIVLNGYRKFHALEQEVLEHDGKQIYSDDDEYWANGFTYHNPHDRSLMVPKRVGIGETINTGTLAGKIIMGGILGLVATVIVGTSFLIIRSEITSPSLTITPTHQIEIDYPMYSVQFDISEIEAVTLVDTVPSGSKTNGEATDKVLRGQFRLKELGKSRLYLFKNNPPYIQIKLKDSYIFYNDQDPLVTEKRFEEIKQSIDNRF encoded by the coding sequence ATGTTGACTGCGATTACTTTAGGAACGACGCTCATCCTCTATATCATTTTACTTATTACTTATAAGACTCAAGCGAAATATAAGAGGGGAATGTTATTTGCTGTTACGCTTCCTCCGCACGCGGTAGAGGATGAGAGAATTCAGCGCGTTCAAGCACAATATAATAAGCAGTTGATGAAGGTATGCATAGTGATGGGTGCCCTCCTTATTCCGCTTATCCTCTTATACAATTTGTGGGGTTATCAAACGATCTACATGCTTGTTTGGATTATCGTCTGCGTCATCGTATTCACCGTACCATTCCGAACAGCATTCAAAGAAACGCTTGGCCTTAAGCGGGACAATGATTGGTTTGTTGGCGCAAAACGAGTGATCCACAGCGATCTAAGAGTTGAACAGTTGAAAAATGAGCGAAGTGCACCGATGTCGCTCTACCTCATTCCTGTCTCGCTTAACGCTTTGCTAACCTTGTGGATTGCCCAGTTTTACATGACGATCATTGGTTTAGCGATCTGCGGATGGGTCATGACTGCGATCTGTATGCTTACCTCATTAGGTATGCGTGGAACAAAGGCTAAGGTTTACAGTGAAAATAGTGAAATCAATGTTAGCTTGAATCAAGCTAAGCGCAGAGCAGTATCGTACATGTGGTTGTGGATAGCCATTGTCGAAAACATTCATTTTGCCCTCCTAATTCTACTACTTACAAATGAAAATGAGGTGATGAATGGTACCTGGTTAACGCTTGTACTTTTATTTAGCATCGTTCCGGTTGGGATCGTGCTCAATGGCTATCGCAAATTTCATGCACTAGAACAGGAAGTGCTGGAGCACGACGGCAAGCAAATCTATTCGGACGATGATGAATATTGGGCGAACGGCTTCACCTATCATAACCCTCATGATCGAAGCCTTATGGTGCCCAAGCGTGTCGGGATAGGAGAGACGATCAATACTGGCACGTTAGCTGGAAAGATCATTATGGGAGGCATTTTAGGATTAGTTGCGACTGTTATTGTTGGCACCTCGTTTCTCATAATCCGATCAGAGATTACGTCGCCGAGTTTGACAATAACGCCAACACATCAGATTGAGATCGATTACCCGATGTATTCGGTACAATTCGATATTTCAGAAATTGAGGCAGTAACGCTCGTAGACACTGTGCCATCGGGGTCGAAGACGAATGGAGAAGCAACTGACAAAGTTTTACGTGGACAATTTCGCTTGAAGGAGTTAGGTAAGTCACGGCTCTATCTATTCAAAAATAATCCCCCATATATTCAGATAAAGCTGAAGGATAGCTACATCTTCTACAATGATCAAGATCCTCTTGTGACAGAGAAACGATTTGAGGAGATTAAACAATCTATCGATAACCGATTTTAA
- the pqqD gene encoding pyrroloquinoline quinone biosynthesis peptide chaperone PqqD, whose product MIVWDLSDRPKLKSPSRMKYDQARQADMLLLPERVVTLNETAGAILWLCDGQRTIAQIIEELETKYETTNLEEDVVAFLVEAADKGWVEAWK is encoded by the coding sequence ATGATCGTGTGGGACTTGTCTGATAGACCGAAGCTAAAGAGTCCATCACGGATGAAATATGATCAAGCACGTCAAGCAGACATGCTGCTGTTACCGGAACGAGTCGTTACGTTGAATGAGACTGCGGGAGCCATTCTATGGCTTTGCGATGGGCAACGTACGATTGCTCAAATAATAGAAGAGCTAGAAACAAAGTACGAGACAACGAATTTAGAAGAGGATGTTGTTGCGTTTCTAGTCGAAGCGGCAGACAAGGGGTGGGTGGAAGCATGGAAGTAA
- the pqqB gene encoding pyrroloquinoline quinone biosynthesis protein PqqB, which translates to MFIRVLGSAAGGGLPQWNCNCPNCHKVRNGDRAVHARTNDSLAISDNGQRWYLINATPNVTAQIEAFSPLYPGPHIRATPILGVLLTDAELDHTIGLLQLRECAQIEVYAAPPVLHALNGAFPIKQILEPYAQFRWSEVSERQSFTLFEDRVRVYPFQLGSKPPRYASKGEEGAWVIGYRIVDQWTGGVVVYAPGVESWSEDLDEQLANADCVFVDGTFWRTDELRQLDISQLGAMEMGHIPISGAGGSLERLVKVEAQRKIYIHINNTNPILDQHSEEYRTLQAHRIEVGYDGLELEV; encoded by the coding sequence ATGTTCATAAGAGTGTTAGGCTCGGCAGCAGGAGGAGGATTACCCCAATGGAACTGCAACTGCCCAAATTGCCATAAAGTACGGAATGGAGATCGTGCTGTTCATGCTCGAACGAATGACTCGCTAGCGATTAGCGACAATGGACAACGATGGTATCTCATAAATGCAACCCCTAACGTAACTGCACAGATCGAAGCTTTTTCTCCCCTATACCCTGGCCCCCATATACGAGCAACGCCAATCCTAGGTGTGTTACTTACTGATGCAGAGCTGGATCATACGATCGGCTTACTTCAATTAAGAGAATGTGCCCAAATCGAAGTCTATGCTGCCCCTCCTGTACTACATGCGCTGAATGGCGCCTTTCCTATCAAGCAAATACTCGAACCCTATGCCCAATTTCGTTGGTCGGAGGTGAGTGAACGGCAATCTTTTACCCTTTTTGAGGATAGAGTAAGGGTATATCCCTTTCAATTAGGAAGTAAACCACCTCGATATGCGTCCAAGGGTGAAGAAGGCGCTTGGGTGATCGGATATCGCATAGTTGATCAATGGACAGGTGGCGTTGTCGTTTATGCACCGGGAGTTGAGTCATGGTCAGAGGATTTAGATGAACAGCTCGCGAATGCGGATTGCGTCTTCGTTGACGGTACGTTCTGGAGGACTGATGAGTTACGTCAATTAGACATCTCCCAGCTAGGTGCAATGGAGATGGGGCACATACCGATCTCTGGGGCGGGTGGGAGTCTGGAACGGCTTGTGAAGGTTGAGGCTCAGCGTAAAATATATATTCATATTAACAATACGAATCCCATATTGGATCAACATTCCGAGGAGTATCGAACGCTGCAGGCACATCGTATCGAGGTTGGTTACGATGGGCTGGAATTGGAGGTTTGA
- the pqqC gene encoding pyrroloquinoline-quinone synthase PqqC: MDDELLSSEAFTVRLRRVGELHYHDKHPFHTRMHEGELSREQLQAWVANRFYYQRNIPVKDALILSKIPSREDRRIWIQRIVDHDGSTENEGGIETWIRLGETVGLSREEMWDDRHLLPAVRFAVDAYVNFCRHKPWVEAVASSLTELFVPILMSHRIAVFERVYPWIKQEGLEYFRSRLVQAPRDAEHGLRVVLRECSSRKEQEQAIAALTFKCDVLWSILDALSLKYPVKDH; encoded by the coding sequence ATGGACGATGAATTGCTGTCGTCGGAGGCGTTCACGGTGCGCTTGCGAAGAGTAGGGGAATTACACTACCATGACAAGCATCCTTTTCATACGCGCATGCATGAGGGCGAACTAAGCCGAGAACAGCTTCAAGCATGGGTGGCAAATCGGTTTTATTATCAGCGGAATATCCCGGTCAAGGATGCGCTAATTCTATCGAAGATCCCCTCAAGAGAGGATCGCCGCATTTGGATACAACGAATTGTTGACCATGATGGGAGCACGGAGAATGAAGGCGGTATTGAGACATGGATTCGGCTAGGCGAAACTGTAGGATTGTCGCGTGAGGAAATGTGGGATGATCGCCATCTGCTTCCTGCAGTTCGTTTCGCTGTCGATGCGTATGTAAACTTTTGTCGTCATAAACCATGGGTAGAGGCGGTTGCTTCTTCGCTGACAGAGCTATTCGTGCCTATTTTGATGTCCCATCGGATTGCCGTATTCGAACGTGTTTATCCTTGGATTAAACAGGAGGGCTTGGAATACTTCCGCTCCAGGTTGGTTCAAGCACCAAGAGATGCGGAACATGGCCTGAGAGTTGTATTGCGCGAGTGTAGCAGTCGTAAGGAACAGGAGCAGGCGATCGCTGCGCTTACGTTTAAGTGTGATGTATTGTGGTCGATTCTTGATGCGCTCAGCTTGAAATATCCTGTGAAGGATCATTAG